In Halanaeroarchaeum sp. HSR-CO, one DNA window encodes the following:
- a CDS encoding peptidylprolyl isomerase gives MAIQSGDTVSLEYIGRIPDGDIFDTSREAVATEAGIAADQPDREFVPLTVEVGAGQIIPGLEDALLDMELGDTDTVTIPPEEAYGEETDEQIIEHERDEFEDMLQGEAPEEGMQVQTQQGQLGTLVHVDDETVRVDFNHELAGETLEFEVEIVDVQ, from the coding sequence ATGGCAATCCAATCCGGCGATACGGTTTCACTGGAGTATATCGGACGCATTCCCGACGGCGACATCTTCGATACCTCACGCGAAGCGGTTGCGACAGAGGCGGGCATCGCGGCCGACCAACCGGACCGTGAGTTCGTTCCTCTGACCGTCGAGGTCGGGGCCGGCCAGATCATCCCGGGTCTCGAAGACGCACTCCTCGACATGGAACTCGGAGACACCGACACCGTCACCATCCCCCCAGAAGAGGCGTATGGAGAGGAGACAGACGAGCAGATTATCGAACACGAGCGAGACGAGTTCGAGGACATGCTGCAGGGAGAGGCGCCGGAAGAGGGAATGCAAGTACAGACCCAACAGGGACAACTCGGGACTCTCGTCCACGTCGATGACGAGACGGTTCGTGTCGATTTCAATCACGAGCTCGCCGGTGAAACACTCGAGTTCGAAGTCGAGATCGTCGACGTCCAGTAA